In Haloarcula salinisoli, one genomic interval encodes:
- a CDS encoding geranylgeranyl reductase family protein yields the protein MTTHQYDVAVVGAGTSGCYAAATLADAGYSVVVVERKDAEEAGHIACGDALKGASDFPDAIPKSQIEQAFTNTNVDHGRFEIPQEDTVLEIPVPGELAVIDRWEYGRCLIEGADDAGAQFHYDTVVQDVRQTDDGTVTGLEAVRKGEPVTYDAEIVIDGAGALSLLQDKTDFEDATFDTNVRYSQFCSAYREIVEVDEPVEWDDALVFKPTKRSAGYLWYFPHTDTEINAGLGFQMNEEPMELVDDLKRDLRARSEFEGAEVTDKLGGSLPTRRPYDSAVAPGYMAVGDAAGHVNPTTGGGIAGAAYAGTYAAEQAIDAIEDDRTDDEAALWEYNVRVMNDFGARFAALDVYNIFITAYDIDDLMALLASIPGEKLAEALYGGSTSFGLGLKLKMAVKSFGHWGTIRDLYQTKKAADRLLSHYESYPEDRDGFEAWQRERDAIMDDIYAVTGAEPKY from the coding sequence ATGACTACACACCAGTACGACGTGGCCGTCGTCGGGGCGGGAACGTCGGGCTGTTACGCCGCCGCGACACTCGCCGACGCGGGATATAGCGTCGTCGTCGTCGAGCGCAAGGACGCCGAGGAGGCGGGCCACATCGCCTGTGGAGACGCGCTGAAGGGGGCCAGCGACTTCCCCGACGCCATCCCCAAGTCCCAGATCGAGCAGGCCTTCACCAACACCAACGTCGACCACGGGCGCTTCGAGATTCCCCAGGAGGACACGGTACTGGAGATTCCGGTCCCGGGCGAACTGGCCGTCATCGACCGCTGGGAGTACGGCCGCTGTCTCATCGAGGGCGCCGACGACGCTGGCGCGCAGTTCCACTACGACACCGTCGTCCAGGACGTCCGCCAGACCGACGATGGCACCGTCACCGGCCTCGAAGCCGTCCGCAAGGGCGAGCCGGTCACCTACGACGCCGAAATCGTCATCGACGGTGCCGGCGCACTCTCTTTGCTGCAGGACAAGACCGACTTCGAGGACGCGACCTTCGACACGAACGTCCGGTACTCGCAGTTCTGTTCGGCCTATCGGGAAATCGTCGAGGTCGACGAACCCGTCGAGTGGGACGACGCCCTCGTGTTCAAGCCCACCAAGCGGTCGGCGGGGTACCTCTGGTACTTCCCGCATACGGACACGGAGATTAACGCCGGGCTCGGGTTCCAGATGAACGAGGAGCCCATGGAGCTGGTCGACGACCTCAAACGCGACCTGCGGGCCCGCAGCGAGTTCGAGGGCGCCGAGGTCACCGACAAACTCGGTGGCTCCCTGCCCACGCGCCGGCCCTACGACTCGGCGGTCGCGCCGGGCTACATGGCTGTCGGCGACGCCGCGGGCCACGTCAACCCGACGACCGGCGGCGGCATCGCCGGGGCGGCCTACGCCGGCACGTACGCCGCCGAGCAGGCTATCGACGCCATCGAGGACGACCGGACCGACGACGAGGCGGCCCTCTGGGAGTACAACGTCCGCGTGATGAACGACTTCGGCGCACGCTTCGCGGCGCTTGACGTCTACAACATCTTCATCACGGCCTACGACATCGACGACCTGATGGCGCTGCTGGCCTCGATTCCGGGCGAGAAACTCGCCGAGGCACTCTACGGCGGTTCGACCAGCTTCGGCCTCGGTCTCAAACTCAAGATGGCCGTCAAGAGCTTCGGCCACTGGGGGACGATTCGGGACCTCTACCAGACGAAGAAGGCCGCCGACCGCCTGCTTTCCCACTACGAGTCCTACCCCGAGGACCGGGACGGCTTCGAGGCCTGGCAACGGGAGCGAGACGCCATCATGGACGATATCTACGCGGTCACCGGCGCCGAGCCGAAGTACTGA
- a CDS encoding PH domain-containing protein: MGNGGAPQAVLRPGVIVGVLNGASRALLAGTIVAMLVAPVAWALGAPVVSLSAGLVGLGVLVACLWAVIRHYTVEYRIYEKKIEVTSGLVNRETRIAPRSDVRYVSLSAGTLASQVGGGDVVVDIRRHNTKYRMTLRDIADAERWYDELRPVEGGEPLGRFDRRIGPSVFTVAGYLALGVGAVTALLAGVAVVALPPLSLPLVGLWGVTLWFPVTAWYFIYVAGVEYRVYDDHIERRRIFLGTERSYAIADHIDGVEHIRYVPERAFDVGTVSLELRWRERPFHLRSVDGSSELYQDLRQSA, encoded by the coding sequence ATGGGGAACGGGGGGGCACCACAGGCGGTTCTGAGACCAGGCGTAATCGTGGGCGTACTGAACGGCGCGTCGAGAGCGCTCCTGGCCGGCACTATCGTGGCGATGCTGGTGGCACCGGTCGCGTGGGCGCTGGGCGCGCCAGTCGTGTCGCTCTCAGCCGGTCTGGTCGGTCTCGGCGTCCTCGTCGCGTGTCTCTGGGCGGTCATCCGACACTACACCGTGGAGTACCGGATCTACGAGAAGAAAATCGAGGTCACGTCCGGGCTGGTAAACCGGGAGACGCGAATCGCGCCGCGCTCGGACGTCCGCTACGTCTCGCTGTCGGCCGGCACACTCGCCAGTCAGGTCGGCGGCGGTGACGTCGTCGTCGACATCCGGCGCCACAACACCAAGTACCGTATGACACTGCGGGATATCGCAGACGCCGAGCGGTGGTACGACGAGCTCCGTCCGGTCGAGGGCGGCGAGCCGCTGGGGCGGTTCGACCGGCGCATCGGGCCGAGCGTGTTCACCGTGGCCGGCTATCTGGCCCTGGGCGTCGGCGCGGTGACCGCCCTGCTGGCCGGCGTAGCCGTGGTCGCGCTCCCCCCGCTGTCGCTCCCGCTCGTCGGGCTGTGGGGTGTGACTCTCTGGTTCCCCGTGACCGCCTGGTACTTCATCTACGTCGCCGGCGTCGAGTACCGGGTGTACGACGACCACATCGAGCGGCGGCGCATCTTCCTCGGCACGGAACGGTCCTACGCCATCGCAGATCACATCGACGGTGTCGAACACATCCGTTACGTCCCGGAACGGGCGTTCGACGTCGGAACCGTCTCGCTGGAGCTACGGTGGCGGGAGCGCCCGTTTCACCTCCGGTCGGTCGACGGGTCGAGCGAACTGTATCAGGACCTGCGTCAGTCCGCCTGA
- a CDS encoding 2Fe-2S iron-sulfur cluster-binding protein, producing MTDYTVSFVGTGEEITVSEKETILSRCIEEGIAQEYSCRVGMCLACSAEILSGEVVQPAARGLTEQERENYALTCMARPASDLELDRGEYPPSIEGDADAAVADD from the coding sequence ATGACCGATTACACCGTCTCCTTCGTCGGGACCGGCGAGGAGATAACGGTCTCCGAGAAGGAGACCATCCTCTCGCGGTGCATCGAGGAGGGCATCGCCCAGGAGTACTCCTGTCGCGTGGGGATGTGTCTGGCCTGTTCGGCCGAGATTCTCTCGGGCGAGGTCGTCCAGCCGGCCGCGCGCGGACTTACCGAGCAGGAGCGGGAGAACTACGCCCTGACCTGTATGGCTCGGCCCGCGTCGGACCTCGAACTGGACCGCGGGGAGTACCCGCCGAGCATCGAAGGGGACGCCGACGCGGCTGTCGCAGACGACTAG
- a CDS encoding stage II sporulation protein M: MGARLAATRAIYRRWLRLYVPVAALVLGVSTVAGFLLGSAVPVESLPTTEGGGTGPFPALTTVDLAVNNLTALVALSLGAVSLGLVTVLGLVLNGLLIGVVVGIAVQQVDPLVVAMLILPHGVLEIPALLVASAVGLRFGRLTVRYIRGLEERLLTRRDLREAGWLLLCSALLIVVAAYIEANLTLELAERVAGEELVAV; encoded by the coding sequence ATGGGCGCTCGCCTGGCCGCAACACGGGCAATCTACCGTCGCTGGCTCCGGCTCTACGTCCCTGTGGCCGCGCTGGTGCTGGGCGTGAGCACCGTCGCCGGGTTCCTGCTCGGGAGCGCAGTTCCGGTCGAATCGCTCCCGACGACCGAGGGCGGGGGCACCGGTCCGTTCCCGGCGCTGACGACCGTCGACCTCGCCGTCAACAACCTCACGGCGCTGGTCGCGCTGTCGCTGGGGGCCGTGTCGCTGGGACTGGTCACGGTGCTGGGACTCGTCCTCAACGGACTGCTCATCGGCGTCGTCGTCGGCATCGCCGTCCAGCAGGTCGACCCGCTCGTGGTCGCCATGCTCATCCTCCCTCACGGCGTGCTGGAGATTCCGGCGCTGCTCGTCGCCTCGGCCGTGGGCTTGCGCTTTGGCCGGCTCACGGTTCGGTACATCCGCGGGCTGGAAGAGCGGCTCCTCACTCGGCGGGACCTGCGGGAGGCGGGGTGGCTCCTCCTGTGCTCGGCGCTGCTCATCGTCGTCGCCGCCTACATCGAGGCCAATCTCACGCTCGAACTGGCCGAACGCGTCGCTGGTGAGGAACTCGTCGCTGTGTAA
- a CDS encoding phosphoadenosine phosphosulfate reductase family protein — MSETAEFPDYLDVDYTDGEGEEPEEYPTVNHKIEKAIEVTKQGLEQYENPVVMWTGGKDSTLTLYFVKEVADRFDLEVPPVVFIDHYQHFDELIDYVEHWAEEWDLEVIWARNEDVGNYVDENGLTPGDDIPISELSEHNQHHVRNILEYEEDSFPFLLDTYVGNHLLKTVALNDAIEEHDVDGILSGIRWDEQESRADETFFSPRHDPDIYPPHDRIQPILQFAEPDVWEAFWNFVVPDTVEGFPEEGYVPQGQDDLPEGIEKEDVPVSPKYFAGFRSLGSEVSTDKSADEPAWLQDMANTTERAGRAQDKEDLMERLRDLGYM; from the coding sequence ATGTCCGAAACAGCCGAGTTCCCCGACTATCTCGACGTCGACTACACCGACGGCGAGGGCGAGGAACCCGAGGAGTACCCGACCGTCAACCACAAGATAGAGAAGGCTATCGAGGTCACGAAGCAGGGCCTCGAACAGTACGAGAACCCTGTCGTCATGTGGACCGGCGGGAAGGACTCCACGCTGACGCTGTACTTCGTCAAGGAAGTCGCCGACCGCTTCGACCTCGAAGTGCCGCCGGTCGTCTTCATCGACCACTACCAGCACTTCGACGAGCTCATCGACTACGTCGAGCACTGGGCCGAGGAGTGGGACCTCGAGGTCATCTGGGCCCGCAACGAGGACGTCGGTAACTACGTCGACGAGAACGGCCTGACCCCCGGCGACGACATCCCCATCTCCGAGCTTTCGGAACACAACCAGCACCACGTCCGGAACATCCTCGAGTACGAGGAGGACTCGTTCCCGTTCCTGCTTGACACCTACGTCGGCAACCACCTGCTGAAGACCGTCGCGCTGAACGACGCCATCGAGGAGCACGACGTCGACGGCATCCTCTCGGGTATCCGCTGGGACGAGCAGGAGTCCCGCGCCGACGAGACGTTCTTCTCGCCGCGCCACGACCCCGACATCTACCCGCCACACGACCGCATCCAGCCGATTCTCCAGTTCGCCGAACCCGACGTCTGGGAGGCCTTCTGGAACTTCGTCGTGCCGGACACCGTCGAGGGCTTCCCCGAGGAAGGCTACGTGCCCCAGGGCCAGGACGACCTCCCCGAGGGTATCGAGAAGGAGGACGTCCCGGTCTCGCCGAAGTACTTCGCCGGCTTCCGCTCGCTGGGCAGCGAAGTGTCGACGGACAAGTCCGCCGACGAGCCCGCCTGGCTGCAGGACATGGCGAACACGACCGAACGCGCCGGCCGCGCCCAGGACAAAGAGGACCTGATGGAGCGCCTGCGCGACCTCGGCTACATGTAA
- a CDS encoding pyridoxamine 5'-phosphate oxidase family protein: MPDAISDAAVELLTSGVHVAHLATSYEDRPHVAPVWYTYHDGAIEIVTTGKKLDNIRRNPRVALSVQDADEGEANWGVTLRGTASVVDDDTENREIRRRIHDRYGADEDDWPENTAVRIAVGSANHWTYD; the protein is encoded by the coding sequence ATGCCCGACGCGATTTCCGACGCGGCTGTGGAACTGCTCACCAGCGGCGTCCACGTCGCCCACCTTGCGACCAGCTACGAGGACCGGCCCCACGTCGCGCCCGTCTGGTACACCTATCACGATGGCGCCATCGAAATCGTCACTACCGGAAAGAAACTCGACAACATCCGCCGGAACCCGCGGGTCGCGCTCTCGGTGCAGGACGCCGACGAGGGCGAGGCCAACTGGGGTGTGACGCTGCGGGGCACGGCGTCCGTCGTCGACGACGACACCGAGAACCGCGAGATACGCCGGCGTATCCACGACCGCTACGGCGCCGACGAGGACGACTGGCCCGAGAACACCGCCGTGCGAATCGCGGTCGGGTCGGCGAACCACTGGACGTACGACTAG
- a CDS encoding DUF7110 family protein gives MTSRVYRLHSTLELPLEDAYDFFEDPDLPPEIADVDITRRNNTLIVSAVAKDDSMSKYTPTAQLKASVTENRVYEEDPEEMGPPGAASTGSAGGGPQWGTLEEEEEEIESELVEYACFKGDRETVLQNTALQYAMFEVLCEVAKVAEKGTLTAIAAVDGELQAVRIVDGEEHPASINVVEDPADEDEEEGVNWRDNEFIS, from the coding sequence ATGACCAGCCGTGTATACAGACTCCACTCGACGCTCGAACTGCCACTGGAAGACGCGTACGACTTCTTCGAAGATCCGGACCTTCCACCCGAAATCGCTGACGTAGACATTACCCGTCGGAACAACACGCTCATCGTCAGTGCCGTCGCGAAAGACGACAGCATGAGCAAGTACACGCCGACGGCCCAGCTGAAAGCCAGCGTTACCGAGAACCGCGTCTACGAGGAAGACCCCGAGGAGATGGGCCCGCCCGGCGCTGCCTCGACCGGCTCGGCCGGCGGCGGTCCCCAATGGGGCACGCTCGAAGAGGAAGAGGAGGAGATCGAATCCGAACTCGTCGAGTACGCCTGCTTCAAGGGCGACCGCGAGACCGTGCTCCAGAACACGGCGCTCCAGTACGCGATGTTCGAGGTGCTCTGTGAGGTGGCGAAAGTCGCCGAGAAGGGCACACTGACAGCCATCGCCGCTGTCGACGGCGAACTGCAAGCCGTCCGCATCGTGGACGGCGAAGAACACCCCGCTTCTATCAACGTCGTCGAAGACCCCGCCGACGAGGACGAGGAAGAAGGCGTCAACTGGCGGGACAACGAGTTCATCTCGTAA